A window of bacterium genomic DNA:
ACCGATTACTTGTTGGCTTGCTGCTCGGCCATCGGCCCGATGATCGGGATCAGCCATTTCTGGCCTTGGTAGGCCTTGATCATGGCGATGATCCAGACGACCAGGAAGCCGACCCAAACCACCAGGTTCAGGATCATGGCGACGATGCCAAGATAGGGAATGAAGCCGATGATCATGATCACCAGGTAGGCCACGAACACGGCGATGCCGAGGAAGATGGCTTGCCAAGCGTGGAACTTAACGTCCTTGTTTTCCTTTTCGATCAACAAGAAGATCAGCCCGGTCACCCAAGTGCAGAGGTAA
This region includes:
- a CDS encoding DUF4870 domain-containing protein, which encodes MADQTPTQTPSAPSGGGGTGLAPNVASLLCYLCTWVTGLIFLLIEKENKDVKFHAWQAIFLGIAVFVAYLVIMIIGFIPYLGIVAMILNLVVWVGFLVVWIIAMIKAYQGQKWLIPIIGPMAEQQANK